The genomic region aaataattcgcatgaaaaaaaaaaacaacaaaacaaacattggtGATCAATCTTTTATCATTCGGTGGGTTTGGCCGGAATTTGCAACGTTTTTCTGTTCCGTTTCCCTTCTACCCCTTTATATTTGTACAGTTTTCGTGGCGTGGGACGATTTGGAAAAAcgtcttttcttattttttttaaaatttttttcaacttgattcttcgtgcttttttttctaaatctttctCGTCTTTCTCCTACGTCCTGAATTTGTAACGGTTGTTAAATAACGGCGATCTCAATCCCCTCCTCCCCTTTTTATCTGCTTTCATTTTatctctccctttttatttttcactcgaaaaaattactattattattattgggtTTTTATCCATTTTATATTTACGGcaattttgcatttcttttcaatttccaatatttttaaaaaacgatgtCGCACAGGCAacgttgtttacattttcgctgtcgtctgcttttctctaaattttttttctctgttgggtcatttctctctctctctcacgtcttcatttagtttttaactacacacacacacaagtctcttgaaaaacaaaaacaaaaatgttgttaccgatgtttaagaaaaaatatttaccaaATGTGGGGAGggttttcgaaaaaaaaaatggcggatcACTTGCTGTTGAGCCGCTGCTACCGCTTTCCGtactgcttttgtttttctcttcgatTGGCCCGATGTCCTTAAAAATGTTGtcaggaaagaaaataacgtGCCTTAAAACTCTTTTCAAAGTTGTTTTTGACgaggggagagagaaaaaaaaaaaaaaaagaaacttgaaaagttgaatgtttcttttctgtctttcaatgttttgttttgtttcttatctttccaatttccttttgtctttCCTGAACTCGTGCCGGGGAGATTGGGGATTGAGAAGGACAATGGAGGGCGAataccccatttttttttctatatattttatacataATTAAGCGACAACCATTATTTGCTTGGCGGAAAtttcgatgttttttttttttgaatgtcttgtatctttttttttattggatgaAACTCccaaaaacgaagagaaaataatagaacgacatataaaagaaaagagtccATTTCAActgttgtttttaaatcttcTCTAAACACCAACCAATTAAAAGTATTTTAGGTAAATATTTCAGAAGGAAatcgatcaaaaaaaaaattgtgtgataGTGATACGGTGCGAACACAGGGACACTTCGCACATAAGCACACCAAAAGGCTGTCCTCGATATATATTtcatataatttttctttttctctacttcaaaacaaacaaaaaattcgggCGGCAACGAGggaactttctttttttaaggacagcgtttgtttttgtttgtcatcTTAAACATCGGCTCCATCTTGAGATTTGATGTCATCTAAAGGGTCGACCAGTTTGCTGTGAACGTCCCATAAATTCTAcacaatttcaaaacaaaaagtttaaaaatgtggaaaaaaaaacctgtttagTGACaatatggaaagaaaaaaaaaacagacaggACGGCTGGACGACTTGCATTTCGAAACAGAGACATCACGCGACAGAGGAAAGTGTTAAGTGTTGTTATTTGGGCAGTTTCCAGCAGACAGATAAGTGATCAGTGTGTTTGCGTGTTAGTCTCCCCAAATTAAAGgtggtttccctttttttttttcccccaaaacAAGTCAGTCGATGCGTGAAATGGGGAGGGAACAAGACATGCTCTCCGACCACTTAATGGtaccttgtttttttgttttgttcttttaccctaaagaaggaagaagatcAAGATTGCTGCTGGATATCTTCCACTAGCTCATTATGAACTTCCCACAGATCCTTTGGAACGATGACAATAGGAAATCATAATGTTTTAAATGCATTCCCCCCAACGTAAACGACCGAATGAAAACCAAGGtcaatgaaatatttcaaaagtgaaaagaaacaaaactgcgGTTCCCAGAACCTTCTAGTTTAATGTCTGTTAccttaattcattttttaccTTGAAGTATTTAACCGTTTTGACTTTCAGTTCCAGAGTGGCGTCCTCATCGCAAATGAGGAGAGCACGAGGATGCTGCTGGATAGCCGAGACGGTCCACATGTGATTTACTCCTTCCTCGACGGCCTTGTAGAGCGCCAGGGCTTTATGGGCACCGGTAATTAGCACCATAACCTGAATGGCAAAATGTTTTATCGTGCCTGCAGGCTAGAGAACAGTTTTCATACAAGTGAACGTACCTCATTGGCGTCCATGACGGTACCTACACCAACCGTCAGAGCTTGTTTGGGAACTTTAGACAGATCGTTGTTAAAAAATCTAGCATTGGCAATGATCGTATCTTGTGCCAAAGTCTTCAGGCGAGTCCTGCCATTCGGGAGGGTTAAAAAAAGTAGGACGAACAACGGTGTTAAAAGTGAGCAATCTTTCCGTAGTATTAATGAGCACACGCCATTTGGTACGATGCATACCTGGATACGAGCGAAGAACCCGGTTCATTGAAAGCTATGTGTCCATCGGGGCCGATGCCTGCAAGTTTTTGAGTAACCCAACGAGATGGAAATGAATgattagttttaaaatttgattggACAACAGATGATCACCTCCGACGAACAGGTGGACTCCACCAGCTTCTTTAATTTTCTCTTCATACGCAAGGCATTCGGCTTGCAGGTCAGCTGCGTTACCGTCCAAAATGTGAACGTTTTCTGGTAGAATATCAATGTGTTTGAAGAAATTATTCCACATGAAGTAGTGGTAGGATTCTGGGTGTTCGCGTGGAAGGTTCACGTATTCATCCATGTTGAAAGTCTTGACGTACCGGAACGAGATACGACCTTGCTTGTGGAACTCGATCAGCTTGCGGTACATGCCCAGAGGAGTACTTCCTGTAGCCATGGTGATTAAACaaagtgaaaacaaagaatattCTTTAATATCATCCTTAAAGCCAGAAAAAACCAGTTAAACAGGTCATTGTTACACTTCATGGTAAAGCTTAGGCATTTCTGAAAATAAGATATCATCAagcaggaaaacaaaaaaaatttaatgagaAGATATCAAATGGTATAAGCCTATTTTCAGGTGAATTAGATAGGATGATTACCAGTTGGCAGACCAAgcacgaaaaaattgtcaggTCCTGGATTGAAATCTTTCACCCGTTTCAAGACATAACGAGCGGCCCAGTCGGTTACCAGGTCGGAATTCTCTTGAATTACCAAAcgcattttttcttgttttaaatgtttagAGTTAACAATGATACGGAAAAAAGACAATGCGGCCCTTTTGatggaataaagaaaacaaataaacggCGACCCTGCTATCGAAAGctatatttgttgttgttaacaCGACAATCGGCACTCGTCGACTGCTGTTCGTTCGCTCGAGAGTTCACGAAAGTTTAGGTTAGCAACCGCGATTTGGCCGGATAAAACTGGTTAAATGGTTCCTACAATGGGAACGGAAAATGAGTACATCTCAAAGTCCTTTTCCTCTATCGCTATAGTGAGCAATATTTCGTGAAACACTGCTTTCTCATAGAAAGACTTGAATTTCCATTTGCCCTGCAAAACATGCAGAAACTGCAGAACTGAAACTGCCTAACTTTCTATAGCTGTCCTACTCTCTGTATTTGGCTTCTCGTTCAAAAACGGCACGAATAGGTCATTCTCTGATACTGTCATAGAAACATAAGACACCAAACAATCCATGCTTTTGGGTTCATTTTGATTGTTATCCAGTCACCCAAGAGCAAACAGGTAAGGGGAAAATTCATTAtccattgaattttgaatatttgcaaattcttttttactaGTATGAAAAGTGATATTATCCAATTTCACAATTGCTTTATTTTGCGTGATGGGCAAATTATTAAAGAGGATTTGTGGACCTGCGAAGGAAAAATTGTAGATCCAGAGCCTATTTTCTTCGACAAGAAAGACTATGCTGACATAAAAATTGACTGTCATGGACTTTTGATTGCCCCTGGGTATATTGATTTACAAGTCAATGGTAACATTATTATATCATAGTTTCATTTTAAGGTGTGAGTTTTAATgtcctattttttttgggCAGGTGGCTTTGGAGTTGACTTTTCACGAGATAGTGAAACGATAGAACAAGGCTTGGAAGTGGTAGCTAAAGGGCTTTTGGCGTATGGGACTACGTCATTTTGCCCAACACTTGTCACCTCATCTCCTGAGTTTTATCATCAGGCAATTTTGTCCCATGCCTAGTATTCCTTATGACAAATGTAATTATAAACAATTTCTAGGTTGTagggaaaataaagaaaactccAGGAAGCTCGAAGGGGGCAGAGATCCTTGGCATACATGTTGAGGGACCATTTATCAATAATGACAAGAAGGGTGCACATgagaaaaaattcattcacaAGTTTGATCATGTAAGTTATTCATTTTACAGCTTGGATTTCACCTACCCGTAACCAACCTTCTGTACTTTAAAATAGGGGGCCAATTCTATTGAAGAAGTGTATGGAAAGGATTGGAGAAATATTTCAATGGTTACGCTTGCACCGGAGTTGGAAAATTCAACAGAGGCTATTAAACATTTGACTGGCAATGGCGTAACTGTTTCCTTGGGTTAGTTGCTTTTTCATAGTTTCACCGCTGTATAAATGAGactttttacttttgaaatcCAGGACATTCGATGGGCAGCCTAGTTCAGGGTGAAGAAGCAGTGAGGAACGGTGCTTCCTTCATCACACACCTTTTTAACGCCATGCTACCCGTAAATTCAAATCTAACATGTGCCACATCTTCTGGTAgtcaatttaaattttacttgtTTAATCGACCAAGTTCCATCACCGAGATCCAGGCCTTATCGGCTTGCTGGCATCATCTAAAGTTCCAATCGGCAAAACCGTTTACTACGGCATCATAGCCGACGGTATTCACACCCATCCTGCTGCGCTTCGCATCGCATACAGAACCCATCCAAAAGGTTCATACAACTTAAAATCGTTTCGTtgcaaattcattaattttctGTTACCTAATGAATTCAGGACTTGTTCTAGTAACGGATGCCATATCAGCGCTTGGGCTGGAACCTGGCCAATACAAGCTCGGTTACCAGGACGTTGAAGTGAAAGAGAATTGTGCTATGCTATCTGGAACCACAACGCTGTGTGGGGCAATTGCTTCGATGGACAAATGTGTTCGCCATTTGAAACGGGCCACAGGTGTTTCGATTTTGAAATCGTGCTAACCCAAATAGAActaaaatatctatttttttaaacatttttagaGTGTTCAACAGTGGAAGCTCTTGAAGCAGCCACTCTTCATCCAGCCTGCGCTTTAGGCATTGAGGGTCGTAaaggctcccttctttttggACGTGATGCAGATTTAGTAATGCTTGATCACGAACTCAACGTCGTTTCGACCTGGATTGCGTCTGAGCAAGTTTACCAGAATCCGGCCGGCTTGGAATTGATAGCGCAAAGAGTAACGAAGATATAAATTTTTGCCACATCGGTTATCTTGTGGTAAATAGGAatacgtttaaaaaaacagataatttttttcccatttattgtATCTAACATTTAAAAGAGTCTAAATGATTAAATGTTAACTAGCCAAAGGTAAAATCCACATATGGAAAAGCACTCAGTTCAAACCGCCAAAATTAGAAATGTCAAGCAGTTGGCAAGACTTTTCCCATAACATTTCCTGAATTTTGCGATTGCAAGCAACTGCTGCTGGCTTGGTCACGTTGGAATCTTCAAAATAATTTCCACTCAAATCTTCGATGCCTTGAGATAAGGCAGCATATACGATGCGCTGAGCGCCTTCTTCTGCGGTCTGTGTAGCCAAGAGGTAAGGCAAATGTAGGAAATGAATAATCTCACTTGATTCTTTCATTAGATTGCTCGTTAACTTGCCTTGAATAGGAAACCGGTGGCGCGGTAGACGTAGTGCGTTAACCAATACGAATCCCATATACTAGTATATATAAT from Daphnia carinata strain CSIRO-1 chromosome 6, CSIRO_AGI_Dcar_HiC_V3, whole genome shotgun sequence harbors:
- the LOC130702241 gene encoding N-acetylglucosamine-6-phosphate deacetylase-like, coding for MKSDIIQFHNCFILRDGQIIKEDLWTCEGKIVDPEPIFFDKKDYADIKIDCHGLLIAPGYIDLQVNGGFGVDFSRDSETIEQGLEVVAKGLLAYGTTSFCPTLVTSSPEFYHQVVGKIKKTPGSSKGAEILGIHVEGPFINNDKKGAHEKKFIHKFDHGANSIEEVYGKDWRNISMVTLAPELENSTEAIKHLTGNGVTVSLGHSMGSLVQGEEAVRNGASFITHLFNAMLPFHHRDPGLIGLLASSKVPIGKTVYYGIIADGIHTHPAALRIAYRTHPKGLVLVTDAISALGLEPGQYKLGYQDVEVKENCAMLSGTTTLCGAIASMDKCVRHLKRATECSTVEALEAATLHPACALGIEGRKGSLLFGRDADLVMLDHELNVVSTWIASEQVYQNPAGLELIAQRVTKI
- the LOC130702245 gene encoding glucosamine-6-phosphate isomerase-like isoform X2, translating into MRLVIQENSDLVTDWAARYVLKRVKDFNPGPDNFFVLGLPTGSTPLGMYRKLIEFHKQGRISFRYVKTFNMDEYVNLPREHPESYHYFMWNNFFKHIDILPENVHILDGNAADLQAECLAYEEKIKEAGGVHLFVGGIGPDGHIAFNEPGSSLVSRTRLKTLAQDTIIANARFFNNDLSKVPKQALTVGVGTVMDANEVMVLITGAHKALALYKAVEEGVNHMWTVSAIQQHPRALLICDEDATLELKVKTVKYFKDLWEVHNELVEDIQQQS
- the LOC130702245 gene encoding glucosamine-6-phosphate isomerase 2-like isoform X1, whose product is MRLVIQENSDLVTDWAARYVLKRVKDFNPGPDNFFVLGLPTGSTPLGMYRKLIEFHKQGRISFRYVKTFNMDEYVNLPREHPESYHYFMWNNFFKHIDILPENVHILDGNAADLQAECLAYEEKIKEAGGVHLFVGGIGPDGHIAFNEPGSSLVSRTRLKTLAQDTIIANARFFNNDLSKVPKQALTVGVGTVMDANEVMVLITGAHKALALYKAVEEGVNHMWTVSAIQQHPRALLICDEDATLELKVKTVKYFKNLWDVHSKLVDPLDDIKSQDGADV